One Bacillota bacterium DNA window includes the following coding sequences:
- a CDS encoding zinc ribbon domain-containing protein produces the protein MPTYEYHCEKCGRFEELQRMSDEPLSRCPTCGGPVRRLISRNVSIIFKGSGFYTTDNRSTDYKEKAKEDTQVKSSQGSSKTPDAAGA, from the coding sequence ATGCCTACTTACGAATACCACTGCGAGAAGTGTGGCCGGTTCGAAGAGCTCCAGCGCATGTCGGATGAGCCCCTCTCCCGCTGTCCCACCTGCGGCGGCCCGGTCAGGCGGCTCATCAGCAGAAACGTGAGCATCATCTTCAAGGGGTCCGGTTTCTACACGACAGACAATCGCAGCACCGACTACAAAGAGAAGGCCAAAGAGGACACTCAAGTCAAGTCCTCGCAAGGGTCGTCCAAAACGCCGGATGCGGCGGGAGCCTAG
- a CDS encoding helix-turn-helix domain-containing protein, with amino-acid sequence MVSGEKVRNARKARGLTLVELASRARLSYSYLSEIERGSKTPSSDALARLADALNLNRADLVEASEEDGDQGIGPGDRLRVAREDRGMTLREVASAAGISSTYLSEIERGNVQPAVSVLKRLARVLHIPLSVLMSPAERKGFLGEKLKRLRAILGMTQAEVAAKAGVSSALVGQIELGRVSPSLRTVNKIASALGVSPCYLVLDSEGIDEIVPAMTKDLRDLLQDPNVQMLLSAVCTLNQKEMRFVFEVIALLKRSGISSP; translated from the coding sequence GTGGTTTCCGGTGAGAAGGTTAGGAACGCGAGAAAGGCAAGGGGGCTCACGCTCGTCGAGCTTGCTTCGAGGGCAAGACTCTCATATTCGTACTTGAGCGAGATAGAACGCGGTTCCAAGACTCCATCCTCTGATGCACTGGCGCGGCTCGCCGACGCGCTCAACCTCAACAGGGCGGATCTCGTGGAGGCATCCGAGGAAGACGGCGATCAAGGCATCGGGCCTGGTGACAGACTGCGGGTTGCCCGGGAGGACCGCGGCATGACTCTTCGTGAGGTGGCGTCCGCGGCGGGCATATCAAGCACTTACTTGAGCGAAATAGAGCGTGGCAACGTGCAACCAGCTGTGTCCGTCCTGAAGAGGCTGGCCCGCGTGCTGCACATCCCTCTCTCTGTGCTCATGTCGCCAGCGGAACGCAAGGGATTCCTGGGCGAGAAGCTCAAGAGGCTCAGAGCCATACTGGGTATGACCCAGGCGGAGGTGGCTGCCAAAGCCGGCGTTTCGTCCGCCCTCGTCGGCCAAATCGAGCTAGGGCGGGTTTCGCCGTCACTCAGAACCGTCAACAAGATAGCCTCGGCATTGGGTGTGTCACCTTGTTACCTCGTCTTGGATAGCGAGGGCATCGACGAGATCGTCCCGGCGATGACCAAAGACCTTCGCGACCTACTGCAGGACCCAAACGTGCAGATGCTGTTGAGCGCGGTGTGTACTCTGAATCAGAAGGAGATGAGGTTCGTCTTCGAGGTGATTGCGCTCCTCAAGCGGTCGGGAATCAGCTCGCCTTGA
- a CDS encoding ABC transporter ATP-binding protein → MLKIRDLHVYYGGIHALKGISLDVPEGKIVTLIGANGAGKSTTLRAITGLVKARRGSIQLKAENIAGKPSHHIVRSGVAMVPEGRRIFRNLTVLENLMMGAYPRQDTAGIQQDLEWVTTLFPRLKERLTQKGGTLSGGEQQMLAVGRALMSRPRLLCLDEPSLGLAPVLMREVFRALSKIHAEGCTILLIEQNAKAALRLADYAYVLETGTITMEGPGRELLENADIRKAYLGE, encoded by the coding sequence ATGCTCAAGATAAGGGACCTCCATGTATACTATGGCGGCATTCACGCGCTCAAGGGGATCTCCCTGGACGTGCCAGAAGGCAAGATAGTCACACTCATCGGAGCGAATGGGGCCGGAAAGAGCACTACTCTCCGAGCCATAACGGGCCTTGTCAAGGCCCGGCGCGGGTCTATCCAGCTCAAAGCGGAGAACATAGCAGGCAAGCCTAGCCACCACATCGTCCGCTCCGGGGTGGCGATGGTGCCCGAGGGCCGGAGAATCTTCCGCAACCTCACCGTCCTAGAGAACTTGATGATGGGCGCGTACCCTAGACAAGACACCGCAGGCATACAACAAGACCTTGAGTGGGTCACGACGCTCTTCCCAAGGCTCAAAGAGCGCCTCACTCAGAAGGGCGGCACCCTTTCAGGCGGTGAGCAGCAGATGCTGGCGGTGGGTCGCGCCCTCATGTCGAGGCCGAGACTTCTGTGCCTTGACGAGCCGTCGCTCGGGCTCGCGCCCGTCTTGATGCGGGAGGTCTTCAGGGCGTTGTCCAAGATACATGCAGAGGGGTGCACTATCCTCCTCATCGAGCAGAACGCCAAGGCAGCTTTGAGACTAGCGGACTACGCTTACGTTCTGGAGACAGGAACCATTACGATGGAGGGGCCAGGACGGGAACTACTCGAGAACGCGGACATCCGCAAAGCGTATCTGGGAGAGTGA
- a CDS encoding ABC transporter ATP-binding protein, with amino-acid sequence MEARTQDGVVLTLDHVTIKFGGLVAVNDFSLDIRKGELVGLIGPNGAGKTTVFNIITGQYTPTQGRVAFEGRDITGWRPDLIAAAGIARTFQNVRLFTGLTVLDNVLVSQHLRVRSSFLSAACQLPGYVKEDQETRMRGMELLERVGLADLAREQAGGLPYGQQRRLEIARALATNPRLLLLDEPAAGMNPEETTQLMRFICRIREEFGLTIFLIEHDMRLVMGICERIRVIDYGVSIAEGTPQEIQSNPRVIAAYLGEEED; translated from the coding sequence GTGGAAGCGCGAACGCAAGACGGAGTCGTCCTGACTCTCGATCACGTGACCATCAAGTTCGGCGGGCTTGTGGCCGTGAACGACTTCTCGCTCGACATAAGGAAGGGCGAGCTCGTCGGGCTCATAGGCCCCAACGGCGCTGGAAAGACCACTGTCTTCAACATAATCACGGGCCAGTACACGCCGACCCAGGGCCGGGTGGCATTCGAGGGACGGGACATCACCGGGTGGCGTCCGGACCTCATCGCTGCCGCAGGCATAGCAAGAACCTTTCAGAACGTGCGACTTTTCACAGGCCTCACGGTGCTTGACAACGTGCTGGTGTCACAGCACTTGCGGGTGAGGTCGTCTTTCCTCTCCGCAGCGTGTCAACTACCGGGCTACGTCAAGGAAGACCAAGAGACCAGGATGCGCGGGATGGAACTCCTTGAGAGAGTCGGGCTGGCTGACCTTGCCAGGGAGCAAGCCGGCGGCCTTCCGTACGGTCAGCAGCGTCGTCTCGAGATCGCTCGGGCGCTGGCGACAAACCCTCGCCTTCTCCTCCTGGACGAGCCCGCGGCGGGGATGAACCCCGAAGAGACCACGCAGCTGATGAGGTTCATCTGCCGCATCAGGGAGGAGTTCGGTCTGACGATCTTCCTCATAGAACACGACATGCGCCTAGTGATGGGGATCTGCGAGCGGATCCGTGTGATCGACTACGGAGTCTCAATCGCTGAAGGCACTCCGCAGGAGATCCAGTCGAACCCCCGAGTCATAGCGGCTTACCTGGGTGAGGAGGAAGACTAG
- a CDS encoding branched-chain amino acid ABC transporter permease, protein MERRRLHLILTLALIAVIFLALWWADTHLGEFPLRVARTGAIYVVAAVAYNLVNGITGQFSLGPNGFMALGGYTTALLILPLQQKQFVWFLEPLMWPFNSFSLPAYMFGLAVVLGGVVGALGALLVGIPSFRLRGDYLAIATFGFGEIIFVLANNLIPLTNGPLGMKGIPEYANVYWCFGAAVVATLVVSNIANSSYGRAMKAIRDDEIAAEAMGVNVFRTKMLSFVTSGFFGGVAGGLLVSLITTVSPTLFTFGMTFNLLIIIVLGGLGSITGSVFTGFGFALMSEVLRVVEAPINIGALHIPGVPGMRMVVFSVLLILLMIFYRRGLFGQFELSWDWVLSVLRVSRGVQEWKRERKTESS, encoded by the coding sequence ATGGAGAGAAGACGTCTGCACCTCATCTTGACGCTTGCGCTCATTGCAGTGATCTTTCTCGCCCTCTGGTGGGCCGACACGCATCTCGGAGAGTTCCCGTTGCGAGTGGCACGCACGGGCGCGATCTACGTGGTCGCAGCGGTCGCGTACAACCTCGTGAACGGCATCACAGGCCAGTTCTCATTGGGCCCCAACGGCTTCATGGCACTCGGCGGCTATACCACGGCGCTCCTCATCCTGCCGCTTCAGCAGAAGCAGTTCGTGTGGTTCCTCGAGCCGCTCATGTGGCCATTCAACTCGTTCTCTCTTCCGGCGTACATGTTCGGTCTCGCCGTCGTGCTCGGAGGCGTCGTCGGCGCTCTTGGGGCGCTTCTCGTGGGGATTCCGTCGTTCCGGCTGCGCGGCGACTACCTCGCCATCGCAACATTCGGTTTCGGCGAGATAATCTTCGTGCTTGCCAACAACCTCATCCCCTTGACCAACGGCCCTCTCGGGATGAAGGGAATACCCGAATATGCCAACGTATACTGGTGTTTCGGGGCCGCGGTAGTGGCGACGCTCGTGGTGAGCAACATCGCGAACTCCAGTTACGGCCGGGCGATGAAAGCCATCCGAGATGACGAAATAGCCGCGGAGGCCATGGGCGTGAACGTGTTCCGCACGAAGATGCTTTCCTTCGTAACAAGCGGCTTCTTCGGAGGAGTGGCAGGTGGGCTCCTGGTATCGCTCATCACGACCGTCTCCCCGACACTGTTCACCTTCGGCATGACATTCAACCTCCTCATAATCATCGTGCTCGGCGGCCTCGGTAGCATAACCGGGTCGGTGTTCACGGGGTTCGGGTTTGCACTCATGTCCGAGGTGCTGCGGGTCGTGGAGGCACCAATAAACATCGGAGCTCTCCACATCCCGGGCGTTCCAGGCATGAGAATGGTGGTCTTCTCCGTGCTGCTCATCCTTCTCATGATCTTCTACCGACGAGGGCTCTTCGGCCAGTTCGAGCTGTCGTGGGATTGGGTCCTGTCCGTGCTCAGAGTCTCCAGGGGGGTGCAAGAGTGGAAGCGCGAACGCAAGACGGAGTCGTCCTGA
- a CDS encoding branched-chain amino acid ABC transporter permease, producing the protein MTLETFIQQLMNGISLGSLYALIAIGYTMVYGILRLINFAHSDIFMVGAYFAFFLVAVFRLPWGASAILAVVLTALVGMIVDRAAYRPVRNAPRISALITAVGVSFFLENLGLVTVGARPKAFQRPDVMARVIPIGPAAVSGVSIWVPILSLALLALLLFIVYRTKVGMAMRSVSTDIETTRLMGVDVDRVISYTFAIGSALAAAGGIMWAYKYPQINPLMGIYPGWKAFTAAVVGGIGNITGAMLGGFLIGLVEIMTVAVLPSLSGYRDGIIFTLLLIFLLLRPTGILGEPLKEKV; encoded by the coding sequence ATGACGCTCGAGACCTTCATTCAGCAGCTGATGAACGGCATCTCCCTTGGAAGCTTGTATGCCCTCATCGCCATCGGCTACACGATGGTCTATGGCATCCTGCGGCTCATCAACTTCGCCCACAGCGACATATTCATGGTAGGCGCATACTTTGCGTTCTTCCTCGTGGCCGTGTTTCGTCTGCCGTGGGGGGCATCCGCCATTCTTGCGGTCGTTTTGACTGCCCTCGTCGGCATGATCGTGGACAGGGCAGCCTACCGGCCCGTAAGGAACGCTCCGCGCATATCCGCCCTCATAACCGCGGTGGGCGTGTCGTTCTTCCTGGAGAACTTGGGCTTGGTGACCGTGGGCGCCCGGCCGAAAGCGTTTCAGAGGCCCGACGTCATGGCGAGGGTGATACCGATCGGACCGGCGGCCGTGTCAGGCGTGTCCATCTGGGTGCCCATCCTCAGCCTCGCTCTGCTTGCACTGCTGTTGTTCATCGTATACCGCACGAAGGTCGGCATGGCGATGAGGTCCGTGTCAACTGACATCGAAACCACCCGCTTGATGGGGGTGGACGTAGACAGAGTGATATCCTACACTTTCGCCATCGGCTCTGCCCTGGCGGCTGCGGGAGGCATAATGTGGGCTTACAAGTACCCCCAGATCAACCCGCTCATGGGCATATACCCCGGATGGAAGGCGTTCACCGCCGCGGTGGTAGGAGGCATCGGTAATATCACAGGGGCGATGCTCGGGGGCTTCCTCATCGGGCTCGTCGAGATCATGACTGTGGCGGTCTTGCCCAGCCTCTCGGGGTACCGCGACGGCATCATCTTTACGCTACTTCTGATATTCCTGCTCCTCCGGCCAACCGGGATCCTTGGTGAGCCCCTAAAGGAGAAGGTGTGA
- a CDS encoding ABC transporter substrate-binding protein, with product MRRYILSLVLVVALVSLGAVAYSAEPIVIGFNLEMTGQVAAYGQAAWEGVNLIDDIVKPEVLGRPVVFKLLDNKSDKVEAANVASRLIENDKVVAIIGPTISGNMLAAGEICEKKEVPIIGPTTTNPLCTQGKKYVFRACFIDPFQASIAATYCYRDLKAKTAAILSDIANDYCIALGTMFEKEFTKLGGKVVTHQKCKYGDQDFSAQLTEIKNKKPDVIYIPNYYQETALAVRQARDLGLTQPVFGADGIATEEFLSIGGKAVEGVQHTTFWHEKAAATDIGKKYVEAYKKKFGADSEVNVFGALAADCYLIVLDAIKRAGSADPKKVAVAIEDTKNLQVVTGPVTIENGDAIKPVVFNAVKNGKWEYQSIVYP from the coding sequence GTGAGGAGGTACATACTGAGTCTGGTCTTGGTTGTCGCTCTAGTTTCGTTGGGAGCAGTGGCCTATTCGGCCGAGCCGATCGTCATAGGGTTCAACCTCGAGATGACCGGCCAGGTGGCCGCATACGGCCAGGCAGCGTGGGAAGGTGTCAATCTCATTGACGATATCGTAAAGCCCGAGGTCCTTGGCAGACCGGTCGTATTCAAGCTCCTCGACAACAAGTCCGACAAGGTTGAGGCAGCAAACGTGGCCTCTCGTCTCATCGAGAACGACAAAGTCGTCGCCATAATCGGGCCCACCATCAGCGGTAACATGCTCGCCGCCGGTGAGATTTGCGAGAAGAAAGAGGTCCCCATCATAGGGCCGACTACGACGAACCCTCTGTGTACTCAAGGTAAGAAGTACGTGTTCCGCGCGTGCTTCATCGACCCGTTCCAGGCGTCCATCGCAGCAACCTATTGTTACAGGGACTTGAAGGCCAAGACTGCTGCGATCCTGTCCGACATAGCCAACGACTATTGCATAGCCCTTGGAACCATGTTCGAAAAGGAGTTCACCAAGCTTGGCGGCAAAGTGGTCACCCACCAGAAGTGTAAGTACGGTGACCAAGACTTCAGCGCCCAGCTGACGGAGATCAAGAACAAGAAGCCGGATGTCATCTATATACCCAACTACTACCAAGAGACCGCGCTTGCCGTACGGCAAGCCAGGGATCTCGGCCTCACTCAACCTGTCTTCGGAGCTGACGGCATAGCCACCGAGGAGTTCCTGTCCATCGGCGGTAAGGCCGTGGAGGGAGTCCAGCATACCACGTTCTGGCATGAGAAGGCAGCGGCGACAGACATCGGCAAGAAGTACGTCGAGGCGTATAAGAAGAAATTCGGAGCCGACAGCGAGGTCAACGTGTTCGGCGCTCTCGCGGCCGACTGCTATCTCATAGTCCTCGACGCCATCAAGAGGGCTGGCTCCGCCGATCCCAAGAAGGTCGCGGTGGCCATAGAGGACACGAAGAACCTCCAGGTCGTGACTGGGCCCGTCACGATAGAGAACGGCGACGCCATCAAGCCCGTGGTGTTCAACGCCGTGAAGAACGGCAAGTGGGAGTACCAGTCGATAGTTTATCCGTAA
- a CDS encoding DUF3006 domain-containing protein → MTRRPKCVEIQVTVDRIEADNAVLLVSGQEAEAILWPVRALPEGVREGMVLRISITPDEQATQAARARMEDLLKKLVAKDPEGRSGVR, encoded by the coding sequence GTGACGCGACGCCCAAAATGTGTTGAGATCCAAGTCACAGTGGACAGAATCGAAGCGGACAACGCCGTTCTCCTCGTAAGCGGCCAGGAGGCCGAGGCTATACTCTGGCCCGTGCGGGCCTTGCCGGAGGGCGTCCGCGAGGGGATGGTCCTCAGGATCTCCATCACGCCTGACGAGCAAGCCACTCAAGCTGCCAGGGCGCGCATGGAGGACCTATTGAAGAAGCTGGTAGCGAAGGACCCGGAAGGCCGATCCGGCGTCCGGTGA